From Magnolia sinica isolate HGM2019 chromosome 13, MsV1, whole genome shotgun sequence, one genomic window encodes:
- the LOC131222796 gene encoding NDR1/HIN1-like protein 13: MADRVYPSAKPPQPLSNSAAATAPKSQIFRPPAYRPATKPPSRRRSRCCSCCLWLTFIIFTLILLAAAASAVLYILYRPRRPSFSVSSVRFSSFNLTSSRLSSNLNLTISARNPNKKLVFYYDPSSISVFSDGVEIGDGSFNPFIHTTKSTTLIKAAVSTGSPRVLDSSSAASISSGLKRKEGLPLQIQLETKVRVKMGGLKTKRVRVRVNCDGIDAVVPKGKSTAAATTSGAKCKVKIRIKIWKWQL; encoded by the coding sequence ATGGCAGACAGGGTCTACCCCTCTGCAAAACCTCCTCAACCCCTCAGCAACTCTGCCGCCGCCACCGCCCCCAAATCCCAGATCTTCCGCCCTCCTGCCTACCGCCCCGCCACCAAACCCCCATCTCGCCGCCGCTCCCGGTGCTGCTCCTGCTGCCTCTGGCTTACCTTCATCATCTTCACCCTCATCCTCCTCGCCGCCGCCGCCTCTGCCGTCCTCTACATCCTCTACCGCCCCCGCCGCCCCTCCTTTTCCGTTTCCTCCGTCCGCTTCTCCTCATTCAATCTCACCTCCTCCCGCCTTAGTTCCAACCTCAATCTCACCATCTCCGCTCGAAACCCCAATAAGAAGCTCGTCTTCTACTACGACCCCTCCTCCATCTCCGTCTTCTCCGACGGTGTCGAGATCGGCGACGGCTCATTCAATCCCTTCatccacaccacaaagagcacgACCCTTATTAAGGCTGCCGTGTCGACCGGCAGCCCACGGGTTCTCGACTCATCGTCTGCGGCATCAATCTCGTCCGGCCTTAAGAGAAAGGAAGGATTGCCGCTGCAGATCCAGTTGGAGACGAAGGTTAGGGTTAAGATGGGTGGATTGAAGACGAAGAGGGTTCGGGTTAGAGTGAATTGCGACGGGATAGACGCCGTCGTCCCGAAGGGGAAATCGACTGCTGCCGCCACGACGTCGGGTGCGAAATGCAAGGTGAAGATCAGGATCAAGATCTGGAAATGGCAACTCTGA